In Kitasatospora sp. NA04385, a single genomic region encodes these proteins:
- the rpsQ gene encoding 30S ribosomal protein S17, which produces MTENTNETRGFRKTREGLVVSDKMDKTVVVAVEDRVKHALYGKVIRRTNKLKAHDEQNACGVGDRVLLMETRPLSATKRWRVVEILEKAK; this is translated from the coding sequence ATGACTGAGAACACCAACGAGACGCGCGGTTTCCGCAAGACCCGTGAGGGTCTCGTCGTCAGCGACAAGATGGACAAGACCGTCGTCGTCGCCGTCGAGGACCGCGTCAAGCACGCGCTGTACGGCAAGGTCATCCGCCGTACCAACAAGCTGAAGGCGCACGACGAGCAGAACGCGTGCGGTGTCGGCGACCGTGTCCTCCTGATGGAGACCCGGCCGCTGTCCGCGACGAAGCGCTGGCGCGTCGTCGAGATCCTCGAGAAGGCCAAGTAA
- the rpmC gene encoding 50S ribosomal protein L29: MSAATKAAELRELDNEGLVAKLREAKEELFNLRFQAATGQLDNHGRLRLVRKDIARIYTLMRERELGIETVENA, translated from the coding sequence ATGTCGGCCGCTACCAAGGCTGCTGAGCTTCGCGAACTGGACAACGAGGGTCTCGTTGCCAAGCTCCGTGAGGCCAAGGAGGAGCTGTTCAACCTCCGCTTCCAGGCGGCGACCGGGCAGCTCGACAACCACGGACGGCTCCGGCTGGTCCGTAAGGACATCGCGCGGATCTACACCCTGATGCGCGAGCGCGAGCTGGGCATCGAGACGGTGGAGAACGCCTGA
- the rplP gene encoding 50S ribosomal protein L16: MLIPRRVKHRKQHHPKRRGASKGGTELAFGQFGIQAVTPAYVTNRQIESARIAITRHIRRGGKVWINIYPDRPLTKKPAETRMGSGKGSPEWWIANVHPGRVMFELSYPNEKIAREALTRAAHKLPMKCRIVRREDGES; this comes from the coding sequence ATGCTGATCCCCCGTCGGGTCAAGCACCGCAAGCAGCACCACCCGAAGCGCCGCGGCGCCTCGAAGGGTGGCACCGAGCTGGCGTTCGGCCAGTTCGGCATCCAGGCCGTGACCCCGGCCTACGTGACGAACCGCCAGATCGAGTCCGCTCGTATCGCGATCACCCGTCACATCCGTCGTGGCGGCAAGGTCTGGATCAACATCTACCCGGACCGCCCGCTCACCAAGAAGCCGGCCGAGACCCGCATGGGTTCCGGTAAGGGTTCGCCGGAGTGGTGGATCGCGAACGTGCACCCGGGTCGGGTCATGTTCGAACTGTCGTACCCGAACGAGAAGATTGCTCGCGAGGCGCTCACCCGCGCCGCGCACAAGCTTCCGATGAAGTGCCGGATCGTTCGGCGCGAGGACGGTGAGAGCTGA